One segment of Mobula birostris isolate sMobBir1 chromosome 27, sMobBir1.hap1, whole genome shotgun sequence DNA contains the following:
- the LOC140188464 gene encoding vesicle-associated membrane protein 3-like encodes MSAPGPSNTPPVAPGPYGSNRKLQQTQAQVDEVVDIMRVNVDRVLERDQKLTELDDRADALQAGASQFETSAAKLKRKYWWKNCKMWAILIAVILIIIIIIIVWQTT; translated from the exons AT GTCTGCCCCAGGCCCCTCAAACACTCCTCCTGTTGCACCAGGACCCTATGGCAGCAACCGGAAATTACAGCAGACCCAGGCACAAGTGGATGAG gtGGTTGATATCATGCGCGTGAATGTAGATAGAGTCCTTGAACGAGACCAGAAGCTTACAGAATTGGATGACCGAGCTGATGCACTTCAAGCAGGAGCATCACAGTTTGAGACCAGTGCAGCAAAGCTAAAACGTAAATATTGGTGGAAAAACTGTAAG ATGTGGGCAATATTAATAGCTGTCATCCTGATCATCATAATCATCATAATTG TTTGGCAGACTACATAA